A region of Geobacillus sp. 46C-IIa DNA encodes the following proteins:
- a CDS encoding acyl-CoA dehydrogenase family protein — protein sequence MYLRLTDEQRMVQKAIRKFVEKELMPLENDVLRNEREGKPGLAPEKLKELQLKAKEAGFWGINTPEEYGGANLGHVMQAIVFMEVAKTLVPFQFGGSADNILYYANEEQKKKYLIPTINGEKKSCFAMTEPGAGSDTRNIKMTAVKDGDEWVLNGEKTFITGGNDADFVMVIAITDKERHQATNGREGVTCFIVDRDMGWRSEPIHTMGPSTPASLIFENVRVPEENILGELHHGYKLGLEWIGYARWVVGARAVGAAERLLQMAIDYAKERVTFGKPIAERQAIQWMIADSAVEIEAAKWLVLNAAFTLDQGEDNRHLASMAKLFGANMGNRVVDRVMQIHGGMGYTKEMPIERWYREARLWRIYDGTDEIQRLIIARNLIKGHVKLGQFL from the coding sequence ATGTATTTGCGCTTAACCGATGAGCAGCGCATGGTTCAAAAAGCGATTCGCAAATTTGTCGAAAAAGAGTTGATGCCGCTAGAAAATGACGTCTTGCGCAATGAACGGGAAGGAAAGCCGGGGCTTGCGCCGGAGAAATTAAAAGAGCTGCAATTAAAGGCGAAGGAAGCAGGTTTTTGGGGGATCAACACGCCGGAGGAATACGGCGGCGCGAATCTTGGCCACGTCATGCAGGCGATTGTGTTCATGGAGGTGGCGAAAACGCTCGTTCCGTTCCAGTTTGGCGGGTCGGCGGACAACATTTTGTATTACGCCAATGAAGAACAAAAGAAAAAATATTTAATCCCAACGATCAACGGCGAAAAAAAATCGTGCTTTGCCATGACCGAGCCGGGCGCAGGGTCGGATACGCGCAACATTAAAATGACAGCGGTCAAAGACGGGGACGAATGGGTGCTAAATGGGGAAAAAACGTTTATCACCGGGGGCAATGACGCCGATTTCGTTATGGTCATCGCCATTACCGACAAAGAGCGGCATCAGGCAACAAACGGGCGCGAAGGGGTAACGTGCTTTATCGTCGATCGCGACATGGGCTGGCGCTCTGAGCCGATACATACGATGGGACCGTCAACACCGGCCAGCTTAATTTTTGAAAACGTGCGCGTGCCGGAAGAAAACATTTTAGGCGAGCTGCACCACGGCTACAAGCTCGGGCTTGAGTGGATCGGCTACGCCCGCTGGGTCGTCGGCGCCCGTGCGGTTGGAGCGGCGGAGCGGCTGCTGCAAATGGCGATCGATTACGCGAAAGAGCGCGTCACGTTCGGCAAGCCGATCGCGGAACGACAGGCGATTCAATGGATGATCGCTGATTCGGCAGTGGAAATTGAAGCCGCAAAATGGCTTGTGCTCAATGCGGCATTCACGCTCGACCAAGGGGAGGACAACCGCCATTTGGCCTCGATGGCGAAACTGTTTGGCGCGAATATGGGCAACCGCGTCGTTGACCGCGTCATGCAAATTCACGGCGGCATGGGCTATACGAAAGAGATGCCGATCGAGCGTTGGTATCGCGAGGCGAGGTTATGGCGCATTTACGATGGCACCGATGAAATTCAACGGCTGATTATCGCCCGCAACTTAATTAAAGGACACGTCAAGCTTGGACAGTTTCTCTAA
- the nfsA gene encoding oxygen-insensitive NADPH nitroreductase has product MNPVIETILQHRSIRRFEDRPLTDEQIRTIVECAQAASTSSYVQAYSIIGVKDPEKKRNLAELAGNQAYVEHNGHFFVFCADFHRLELIGELERKDVIPSLESTEKFMVALIDTALAAQNAAIAAESMGLGICYIGGLRNHLPDVCALLKVPKRVIPLFGLAVGYPAQTPDPKPRLPLDHVYHEDEYDQDRGRFIEQLQRYNETVSAYYEQRTNGRRRDTWTGQMANMLSRPVRMYMKEFVERKGFNLQ; this is encoded by the coding sequence ATGAATCCCGTTATCGAAACGATTTTGCAGCACCGTTCGATCCGCCGCTTCGAAGATCGGCCGCTCACGGATGAACAAATTCGCACGATCGTTGAATGCGCCCAGGCGGCGTCGACCTCAAGCTACGTTCAAGCGTATTCGATCATTGGGGTGAAAGATCCGGAGAAAAAGCGGAATCTCGCCGAACTGGCCGGGAATCAAGCCTATGTTGAGCATAACGGCCATTTCTTTGTCTTTTGCGCTGATTTTCACCGCCTTGAACTCATCGGGGAGCTTGAAAGAAAAGATGTGATTCCATCGCTTGAGAGTACGGAAAAGTTTATGGTGGCGCTCATTGACACGGCGCTGGCCGCGCAAAACGCCGCCATTGCCGCCGAGTCGATGGGGCTTGGCATTTGCTATATCGGCGGGCTGCGCAACCACTTGCCGGACGTATGTGCACTGTTGAAGGTGCCGAAACGGGTCATTCCGCTGTTTGGGCTTGCCGTCGGCTATCCTGCGCAAACGCCGGATCCAAAGCCGCGGTTGCCGTTAGACCACGTGTATCATGAGGATGAATACGATCAAGACCGCGGCCGATTCATCGAGCAGTTGCAGCGGTATAATGAAACGGTGTCAGCTTACTATGAGCAGCGGACAAACGGCCGTCGCCGCGATACATGGACGGGGCAGATGGCCAACATGCTCAGCCGTCCGGTCCGGATGTATATGAAAGAATTTGTGGAGAGGAAAGGGTTTAATTTACAGTAG
- a CDS encoding NAD-dependent protein deacylase produces MKERDKLAQWIRGADTIAVLTGAGMSTESGIPDFRGENGIYAHEANVEHYLSEYYFEKDPVDFWHRFKRLFSLKLMGGFAPNEGHRFLRWLEDVGKTVTILTQNVDGLHVKAGSTHVIELHGTLQTSTCPSCGKTYDLAFVNRVDVPRCGECGTILKPDVVLFGGFVPRIEEAFARAAESDLLVAMGTSLEVAPVNQIPLYVAAESPATRKVLINKTATRMDEMFDLVIYGGIGETVASIRRQLERK; encoded by the coding sequence GTGAAGGAAAGGGACAAGCTGGCGCAATGGATTCGCGGGGCTGATACGATTGCCGTCCTGACCGGGGCGGGGATGAGCACGGAGTCCGGCATCCCCGATTTCCGCGGGGAAAACGGCATTTATGCCCATGAGGCAAATGTTGAGCATTATTTGTCGGAGTATTATTTTGAAAAGGACCCCGTTGATTTTTGGCATCGATTCAAGCGGCTGTTTTCATTGAAGTTGATGGGCGGCTTTGCGCCAAACGAAGGGCATCGGTTTCTTCGCTGGCTGGAGGATGTCGGCAAAACGGTGACGATTTTGACGCAAAATGTTGACGGGCTGCATGTGAAGGCAGGGAGTACACACGTCATCGAGCTGCATGGCACGTTGCAGACATCGACATGCCCATCGTGCGGCAAAACGTATGACCTGGCGTTTGTCAATCGCGTCGATGTGCCGCGCTGCGGTGAGTGTGGGACGATTTTGAAACCGGATGTCGTTTTGTTTGGCGGTTTCGTTCCCCGTATCGAAGAAGCGTTTGCTAGGGCGGCGGAGAGCGACTTGTTGGTGGCTATGGGGACGAGCCTAGAGGTGGCGCCTGTGAACCAAATTCCGCTTTACGTTGCCGCCGAATCGCCGGCAACGCGGAAAGTGTTGATCAACAAAACGGCGACAAGGATGGACGAGATGTTTGATCTTGTCATTTATGGCGGGATCGGTGAAACGGTAGCTAGTATACGGAGGCAACTTGAGCGGAAATAA
- a CDS encoding methyl-accepting chemotaxis protein yields MNAAIEAARAGKHGRGFEVVASEIRKMAADSKNAAAQIKKQLESIQKAVKKFDAAIQHIAAFTQEHSASLQELNAAFGYIVQTAEKLSTLDS; encoded by the coding sequence GTGAATGCCGCCATTGAAGCGGCGCGAGCTGGAAAGCACGGCCGCGGATTCGAGGTTGTGGCCAGTGAAATCCGTAAAATGGCAGCTGACAGCAAAAACGCGGCAGCTCAGATCAAAAAACAGCTTGAAAGCATTCAAAAGGCGGTTAAAAAGTTTGATGCCGCTATCCAGCACATTGCCGCATTCACTCAAGAACACTCCGCCAGTTTGCAAGAATTGAACGCGGCGTTTGGCTATATCGTCCAAACGGCTGAAAAGCTGAGCACCCTTGATTCGTAA
- a CDS encoding MaoC family dehydratase N-terminal domain-containing protein has protein sequence MYQNDIGKQSAKVKNVVERGAVKKFAEAIGDLNPIYWDEETGKRSRYGRNIAPPTFPRVFDYGVIEGLKLPAKGLIHGEQRFHYKRPLFVGEELYCYAEVKDYYEKQSSMGQLGFLVIANNGEDADGNLLFTSTSTIIINEAVRKAMSV, from the coding sequence ATGTATCAAAATGATATCGGAAAACAATCGGCGAAAGTGAAAAACGTTGTCGAGCGCGGAGCGGTGAAAAAATTCGCTGAAGCGATCGGCGACTTGAACCCGATTTATTGGGACGAAGAGACAGGGAAACGGTCGCGCTACGGGCGCAACATCGCGCCGCCGACGTTCCCGCGCGTGTTTGACTACGGTGTGATCGAAGGGTTGAAATTGCCGGCAAAAGGATTGATTCACGGCGAGCAGCGCTTTCATTATAAGCGCCCGCTGTTTGTCGGCGAAGAGCTGTACTGCTATGCAGAGGTCAAAGATTATTACGAAAAACAAAGCAGCATGGGCCAGCTCGGCTTTTTAGTGATCGCCAACAACGGCGAAGACGCTGACGGGAATCTCTTATTTACCTCCACCTCAACGATCATTATCAATGAGGCGGTTAGAAAGGCGATGAGCGTATGA
- a CDS encoding SpoIID/LytB domain-containing protein: MKRLCAAMLLLSAVFSGLSPAGPAHAEAAAEPVVNVKLVNYLGNQSEVIIEPMDTYSLSGTGITLKANVAYRVKTTAGGLALHEGTKLLGEFSQLRLIPTKPNAVLLVNNRGYLGEMAFVKENGQYVRPVNTVPIEEYLKGVVPNEMPASWNMEALKSQAVAARTYALSYAGATIDDTIRYQVYGGYTWHPNSTKAVEETYGQVLKYNGRLISAVFSASNGGKTESNANAWGGTPLAIFPIKDDPYDNAVPWGFTIQKTQIDLTGKNLADYAAWWNTASEADKVITNNIKTWMKANGYSGKEIKIIAIPRLSLYAPLSGGRVSKGDIAIEYITKGDTNKDGTLAVHRLEFTGIPAAKIRALIGNRVILSYLITEVKETDRSITVKGKGDGHGVGMSQYGAKKMGELGKKYTEILDFYYPGASLTTAYTKAERIAPPAVEPMPPDTGNAPQPPPTAQTPADLKAPIIKDVAAMYAPKTNQLSVRYAIDEEAAVTIYVKNASGKIIQYMQKDVKQKMGSYTKIWNVGANPNGKYTFGIITKDAAGNVSSAVASAVVNKTVAPPKVNGISDRSSTVTGTAEAGATVLVKSGTKTYKTTAKTNGTFAVAIPRQKAGTTLTVTAVDRAGNTSQPVRLTVKDNTAPPAPTLKSITSRQSVLTGKTETGATVTVKIGTKTYKTAARKDGTFSVAIGRQKAKTVLIVTAVDRAGNVSVPVKVRVR, translated from the coding sequence GTGAAACGATTATGCGCCGCGATGTTGCTGCTATCTGCGGTATTCTCCGGTTTGTCTCCTGCCGGTCCAGCGCATGCCGAAGCGGCAGCAGAGCCGGTCGTGAATGTCAAACTAGTAAACTATTTAGGAAATCAAAGCGAAGTAATAATCGAACCGATGGATACATATTCGCTTTCCGGCACTGGCATCACCCTGAAAGCGAACGTCGCCTACCGCGTGAAAACGACAGCCGGCGGCTTGGCTTTACACGAGGGGACGAAGCTCCTTGGCGAGTTTTCGCAGCTGCGCCTCATCCCGACAAAGCCAAATGCTGTGTTGCTGGTAAACAATCGGGGGTATCTGGGGGAGATGGCGTTTGTGAAGGAAAACGGCCAATACGTTCGCCCGGTCAATACAGTGCCTATTGAGGAGTATCTCAAAGGGGTGGTGCCGAATGAAATGCCCGCTTCATGGAATATGGAGGCGCTAAAGTCTCAAGCGGTCGCTGCACGGACATACGCGCTCAGCTATGCCGGAGCGACGATCGATGACACGATCCGCTATCAAGTATACGGCGGCTATACGTGGCACCCGAACAGCACGAAAGCGGTGGAAGAAACGTACGGGCAAGTGCTGAAATACAACGGCAGGCTGATCAGCGCAGTCTTTTCCGCCAGCAACGGCGGCAAAACTGAATCGAACGCCAACGCTTGGGGCGGAACGCCGCTGGCGATTTTTCCGATCAAAGACGACCCGTACGACAATGCCGTTCCGTGGGGATTTACGATCCAAAAAACGCAAATCGATCTGACCGGGAAAAATTTAGCCGACTATGCCGCCTGGTGGAATACAGCAAGCGAGGCGGACAAGGTAATTACAAACAACATCAAAACATGGATGAAGGCAAACGGCTATAGCGGCAAGGAGATCAAAATCATTGCCATCCCGAGGCTGTCGCTGTACGCGCCACTTTCCGGCGGCCGCGTCTCGAAAGGCGATATCGCGATTGAATACATCACAAAGGGCGATACGAACAAAGATGGCACGCTCGCCGTCCACCGCCTGGAGTTTACCGGCATCCCCGCAGCGAAAATCCGTGCTCTCATCGGCAACCGCGTCATTCTCAGTTATCTGATCACCGAAGTGAAGGAAACGGATCGGTCGATTACCGTGAAAGGAAAGGGAGACGGTCATGGCGTCGGCATGAGCCAATACGGGGCGAAAAAAATGGGTGAGCTTGGCAAGAAATATACAGAAATTTTAGATTTCTATTATCCAGGCGCTTCGCTCACGACCGCCTACACGAAAGCGGAACGAATCGCGCCGCCGGCGGTCGAGCCGATGCCTCCGGATACCGGAAACGCGCCGCAGCCACCCCCGACTGCACAAACACCGGCAGATCTAAAGGCTCCAATCATTAAGGACGTCGCCGCTATGTACGCGCCAAAAACAAATCAGCTCAGCGTCCGCTACGCCATCGACGAAGAAGCAGCGGTCACGATTTACGTCAAAAACGCAAGCGGCAAAATCATTCAATATATGCAAAAAGACGTAAAGCAAAAGATGGGAAGCTACACAAAAATATGGAACGTCGGCGCCAATCCAAACGGAAAATATACGTTTGGCATTATCACAAAAGACGCGGCCGGCAACGTTTCATCCGCTGTCGCCAGCGCCGTTGTGAACAAGACGGTCGCCCCGCCGAAAGTGAACGGTATCAGCGACCGGAGCTCGACGGTAACCGGTACAGCGGAAGCCGGAGCGACTGTGCTCGTGAAATCCGGGACAAAAACATACAAAACAACAGCGAAAACAAACGGAACGTTTGCCGTTGCCATCCCGCGGCAAAAAGCGGGGACAACGCTGACGGTGACGGCTGTCGACCGCGCCGGCAATACAAGCCAGCCAGTCCGTCTTACGGTCAAAGACAACACAGCGCCTCCGGCGCCAACACTGAAGTCGATCACGAGCCGACAGAGCGTGCTCACCGGCAAAACGGAAACCGGCGCCACCGTCACGGTCAAAATCGGAACGAAAACATACAAAACAGCCGCGCGCAAAGACGGCACCTTCTCCGTTGCCATCGGCCGGCAAAAAGCGAAAACCGTGCTCATCGTCACCGCTGTCGACCGCGCCGGCAATGTCAGTGTGCCGGTGAAAGTGCGAGTTCGATGA
- the fabG gene encoding 3-oxoacyl-ACP reductase FabG, with amino-acid sequence MSQRFAGRVAFVTGGSRGIGKAIVTRFAEEGAKVAFIDLNAEALEATAAELREKGYDVYAKVASVTDREQVETAIREVVERFGSLDILVNNAGVIRDNLLFKMTDDDWQTVMDVHLKGAFYCARAAQKYMVEKGYGRIINVSSTSALGNRGQANYSAAKAGIQGFTKTLAIELGKFGITTNAVAPGFIETDMTKATAERLGISFEQLIQASVANIPVGRSGRPEDIANAVAFFADEQSSFVNGQVLYVAGGPKC; translated from the coding sequence ATGAGTCAACGGTTTGCAGGAAGAGTGGCGTTTGTGACGGGGGGAAGCCGCGGCATCGGCAAGGCCATTGTTACCCGCTTTGCGGAAGAAGGAGCCAAAGTGGCATTCATCGACTTAAATGCGGAGGCGCTTGAAGCGACAGCGGCCGAGCTGCGGGAAAAAGGGTATGACGTTTACGCCAAAGTGGCGAGCGTCACTGACCGCGAACAAGTGGAAACGGCGATTCGTGAAGTGGTCGAACGGTTCGGCTCGCTCGATATTCTCGTCAACAATGCCGGCGTCATCCGTGACAACTTGCTGTTTAAAATGACGGACGACGACTGGCAAACGGTTATGGACGTTCATTTGAAAGGGGCATTTTATTGCGCCCGCGCCGCGCAAAAATATATGGTCGAAAAAGGATACGGCCGCATCATCAACGTTTCATCGACCTCGGCGCTCGGCAACCGCGGCCAAGCGAACTATTCGGCGGCGAAAGCCGGCATTCAAGGGTTTACGAAAACGTTGGCGATTGAGCTCGGCAAGTTCGGCATCACAACAAACGCCGTCGCGCCGGGGTTCATTGAAACCGATATGACGAAAGCGACCGCCGAGCGGCTCGGCATTTCGTTTGAGCAGCTCATTCAGGCGAGCGTCGCCAACATCCCGGTCGGACGAAGCGGCCGCCCGGAAGATATCGCCAACGCGGTCGCATTTTTCGCCGATGAACAATCATCGTTCGTCAACGGTCAAGTGCTATATGTCGCCGGCGGCCCGAAATGCTGA
- a CDS encoding TIGR03943 family protein, translating into MRFHLWMFSQAVMLASFSLFFIYLHITGDITKYVNPKYIWVSQLAAILFVVLLLVQLFRIWERNPHDHHCHDGCQHSHSISSRRANAVSTCILLFPLLVGFAFPPVILDASLAQKKGVIQLPVEGSERQTDSSDAGRQNGEGAGGRHLSEKEYNEKIEWLKTAPVIEMGNELFAPYYEEIQTHPERYDGRKIKLTGFVYKEDRLKPHQLIISRFLITHCLADASVIGFLVEFGEARQYKQDIWLEIEGRLQTVRSHGANVLVIAAERWKVVPPPPHPYVYPVSIRIL; encoded by the coding sequence ATGCGATTTCATTTGTGGATGTTCAGCCAAGCTGTCATGTTGGCAAGTTTTTCTCTTTTTTTTATTTACCTCCATATTACTGGTGACATTACTAAGTATGTCAATCCGAAGTATATATGGGTAAGTCAGCTGGCTGCTATCTTGTTTGTCGTGCTGCTACTCGTTCAGCTGTTCCGTATATGGGAGCGGAACCCTCATGATCATCACTGCCATGACGGGTGCCAGCATAGTCATTCAATAAGTTCCCGGAGAGCGAATGCTGTCAGTACATGCATTCTTCTCTTTCCTCTGTTGGTTGGCTTTGCGTTTCCCCCGGTCATTTTAGACGCTTCACTGGCACAAAAAAAGGGGGTGATTCAGCTTCCAGTCGAAGGGAGCGAGCGGCAAACAGACTCGTCGGATGCTGGCCGCCAGAACGGTGAGGGGGCAGGCGGGCGTCATCTTTCCGAGAAAGAGTATAACGAGAAAATCGAATGGTTAAAAACAGCCCCAGTAATTGAGATGGGCAACGAACTGTTTGCGCCTTATTATGAGGAGATCCAAACCCATCCAGAACGATATGATGGAAGAAAAATCAAACTGACAGGATTTGTGTATAAGGAAGACAGATTGAAGCCACATCAACTTATTATATCCAGGTTTCTTATCACTCATTGCCTAGCTGATGCGAGCGTGATCGGATTTTTAGTTGAATTTGGCGAGGCGCGTCAGTATAAACAGGATATATGGCTCGAAATAGAGGGGAGGCTACAAACAGTACGATCTCACGGAGCCAACGTCCTAGTCATCGCTGCAGAGCGTTGGAAGGTGGTTCCCCCGCCGCCGCATCCTTACGTTTATCCGGTGTCCATTCGAATTTTATAG
- a CDS encoding permease, which translates to MRRLFSSVLVDMTGIVVIGVAAYLIVFSQWFGALWAAEIPDSFRQFVTIFLSMVIEALPFVLIGVIVAGAIQIFVTEEHIRRWIPAHSFQAVAMGCVVGALFPACECGIVPIVRKLVGKGVPLGAAVGFLLTGPLINPIVILSTYMAFGNDAMIAGWRMGLGFAAALLIAWSISLFFSSNQLRRPVSLPVQRRKPQTSLFYRFEEMLKHSIDEFFDTGKYLMIGACVAAWMQTHVHTESLLLFGGNDAGEMLTMMGLAYFLSLCSEADAFIAASFRNIFSTSSILAFLIYGPMIDLKNTIMLFSVFRARFVVVLLMLVTAVVWLGVWAAKMTQGW; encoded by the coding sequence ATGAGACGCCTGTTTTCTTCGGTGTTAGTTGATATGACGGGGATTGTGGTTATAGGGGTCGCAGCATATTTGATCGTGTTTAGCCAGTGGTTCGGGGCGTTATGGGCGGCAGAGATTCCAGACTCGTTTCGACAGTTTGTGACTATTTTTTTAAGTATGGTGATCGAAGCACTTCCGTTTGTCCTCATTGGTGTTATTGTGGCAGGGGCCATTCAAATTTTTGTAACGGAGGAGCATATTCGGCGGTGGATTCCCGCTCATTCTTTTCAGGCTGTTGCGATGGGATGTGTGGTTGGGGCTCTTTTTCCGGCGTGTGAGTGTGGGATTGTTCCGATCGTGCGAAAGCTGGTTGGCAAAGGCGTGCCGTTAGGGGCGGCAGTAGGATTTCTCTTAACCGGTCCCCTGATTAATCCCATCGTCATCTTATCGACGTATATGGCGTTTGGAAACGATGCTATGATAGCGGGATGGCGAATGGGGCTTGGTTTTGCGGCCGCGCTGTTGATTGCGTGGAGCATTAGTCTGTTCTTTTCCTCGAATCAGCTGAGGCGACCTGTCTCCTTACCGGTACAAAGGCGCAAACCACAAACTTCATTGTTCTATCGGTTCGAAGAAATGCTGAAACATTCCATTGATGAGTTTTTTGATACAGGAAAGTATCTGATGATCGGCGCGTGTGTCGCCGCTTGGATGCAGACACATGTACATACGGAGTCGCTCCTTTTGTTTGGCGGCAATGACGCGGGTGAGATGCTTACAATGATGGGGTTGGCCTATTTTTTGTCTTTATGTTCGGAGGCTGATGCCTTCATTGCTGCCTCGTTTAGAAACATTTTTTCCACTTCTTCGATCCTCGCGTTTTTAATCTACGGGCCGATGATTGACTTAAAAAATACGATCATGCTGTTTAGTGTTTTCCGGGCGAGGTTTGTCGTCGTTTTGCTTATGTTGGTTACAGCGGTTGTATGGTTGGGCGTATGGGCGGCGAAAATGACTCAAGGGTGGTGA
- a CDS encoding pirin family protein, whose protein sequence is MAVQRHIRHIKTVQMTANSPIHQSGPVLEPGNWQEYDPFLLLMEDIFQRGAFDVHPHRGIETVTYVISGELEHFDSKAGHGTLGPGDVQWMTAGRGVVHKEDPAPGSTVHSLQLWVNLPSTHKLTEPRYQNLRAEDMPVRQEEGATIRVFSGSSKGVKAPTKNIVPVTMVEMTVEPGVTVAQDLPGHYNGFLYILEGSGTFGADHTEGKAGQVLLLSRHDRGEETELNVTARDKLRLLLYAGEPVNEPVVAYGPFVMNTPEQIREAIRDYQEGRFGQ, encoded by the coding sequence ATGGCCGTTCAACGCCACATTCGCCATATCAAGACGGTGCAAATGACTGCCAACAGCCCGATTCACCAGAGCGGCCCGGTGCTCGAGCCCGGGAATTGGCAAGAGTATGATCCGTTTTTGTTGTTGATGGAGGATATTTTTCAGCGAGGTGCGTTTGATGTTCACCCGCACCGCGGCATTGAGACGGTCACGTACGTGATCAGCGGCGAACTCGAACATTTCGACAGCAAAGCCGGCCACGGCACGCTCGGGCCTGGGGATGTACAATGGATGACCGCCGGCCGCGGCGTCGTCCATAAGGAAGATCCGGCGCCCGGTTCGACCGTGCACAGCCTTCAGCTATGGGTCAATTTGCCGAGCACGCATAAACTGACCGAGCCGCGATACCAAAACTTGCGCGCCGAGGATATGCCTGTACGGCAAGAAGAAGGGGCGACGATTCGCGTCTTTTCCGGCTCATCAAAAGGGGTGAAGGCGCCGACGAAAAACATCGTTCCGGTGACGATGGTCGAAATGACTGTTGAACCGGGAGTTACTGTCGCGCAAGACTTGCCGGGCCATTACAACGGCTTTTTGTATATTTTAGAAGGAAGCGGCACGTTTGGCGCTGATCACACGGAAGGAAAAGCCGGGCAAGTGTTGTTGCTAAGCCGCCACGACCGCGGTGAAGAAACGGAGCTGAACGTGACCGCCCGCGACAAACTGCGTCTCCTTCTTTACGCCGGTGAGCCGGTAAACGAACCGGTCGTCGCTTACGGGCCGTTTGTCATGAATACGCCCGAGCAAATCCGCGAAGCGATCCGCGATTACCAAGAAGGACGGTTTGGACAGTAA